A window from Cryptomeria japonica chromosome 1, Sugi_1.0, whole genome shotgun sequence encodes these proteins:
- the LOC131057831 gene encoding mitogen-activated protein kinase kinase kinase 2-like: MRIEKQMKGGKEWVRGGIIGAGAFGTVSLGICKSNAQLFAVKSATTSISTLENEYNILKSLDSPYVVRCLGKEYTTENRQSIYNLFMEYMAGGSIGDLLTKFGGQLDESVIRCYTRGILLGIQYLHRQGIVHCDIKGKNILVGSNGVKLADLGSAKRIGGEEDKELRCQLRGTPLWMAPEVVKQVEQGPASDIWSLGCTVIEMSTGKPPWGSNLHPFTAMYRIGFSEELPEIPQYLSTEGKDFLEKCLRRDPRQRWSCEQLLAHPFVSEESPVLKESPLRGPQSLVKGTLDLEESDSCSSIDSSGSPILALPRNLSTNREANEGACDRDERMPCQKSPSPKDRLMKLAGGGKFKGFVEKGNNWFADPLPDRWIVVRSPEQLKSFKSVEPFQMLFSKEVPSTQVEVDCTSITESSDYSESETYRSFCGREVARTEYALCKVEHANYLHKDIYETMDVSDSGPWKTEPVIFDSWTFSSQVFRNCQVEPNCCSWTITCIEKYYVALKCRPHCNSKVYKSNSNCFSKIILINFNCPTMSLQNSWTTRLIIFSFSDNITTILIHIVDFKNLNQK, from the coding sequence ATGAGAATAGAGAAGCAAATGAAGGGAGGGAAAGAATGGGTTCGTGGTGGAATTATAGGAGCCGGGGCTTTTGGTACTGTCAGTCTAGGTATATGCAAGTCCAATGCCCAACTCTTTGCTGTCAAGTCCGCCACCACTTCAATTTCGACTTTGGAGAATGAATACAACATTCTCAAGTCCTTGGACTCTCCATATGTTGTGCGATGCCTGGGCAAGGAGTACACCACAGAGAATCGTCAGAGTATTTATAACTTGTTTATGGAATACATGGCAGGGGGCAGTATTGGGGATCTATTGACTAAGTTTGGAGGACAGTTGGATGAGTCAGTGATAAGATGTTACACCCGAGGCATCCTACTTGGCATCCAGTACCTCCACAGGCAGGGAATTGTTCACTGTGACATCAAGGGAAAGAACATTCTTGTGGGTTCCAACGGTGTGAAGCTTGCTGACCTTGGTTCTGCTAAGAGAATTGGCGGTGAAGAGGACAAGGAACTGAGATGTCAATTGCGTGGAACTCCTCTGTGGATGGCTCCTGAGGTTGTGAAGCAGGTGGAACAGGGGCCTGCTTCTGATATCTGGTCTCTTGGATGCACTGTGATTGAGATGAGCACTGGAAAACCTCCATGGGGCAGCAATTTGCATCCCTTCACTGCGATGTATAGGATTGGCTTCAGTGAAGAGCTTCCTGAGATACCTCAATATCTCTCAACAGAAGGCAAGGATTTTTTGGAGAAATGCTTAAGAAGAGATCCCAGACAGAGGTGGTCTTGTGAGCAGTTGTTGGCTCATCCCTTCGTCAGTGAGGAGTCTCCTGTCCTCAAGGAAAGCCCACTTAGGGGACCTCAATCTTTGGTCAAAGGAACTTTGGATTTGGAAGAGTCCGATTCCTGCTCTTCTATTGATTCTTCTGGTTCTCCCATCTTGGCATTACCTAGGAATTTGTCAACGAATAGGGAGGCAAATGAAGGGGCATGTGATAGAGACGAAAGAATGCCCTGCCAGAAGAGTCCTTCTCCCAAAGATCGGCTTATGAAATTAGCTGGAGGTGGCAAATTCAAGGGATTTGTGGAGAAAGGTAATAATTGGTTTGCAGATCCCCTCCCTGATCGGTGGATTGTTGTAAGGTCCCCAGAACAATTGAAGTCCTTCAAATCAGTTGAACCTTTTCAAATGTTGTTTTCCAAGGAGGTTCCTTCTACGCAGGTCGAAGTAGATTGCACTTCAATTACAGAATCTAGTGATTACTCGGAATCAGAGACTTATAGGTCGTTTTGTGGCAGAGAGGTTGCCCGAACTGAGTATGCACTTTGTAAAGTCGAGCATGCTAATTACTTGCATAAAGATATCTACGAAACCATGGATGTGAGTGACTCTGGACCTTGGAAAACAGAGCCGGTCATATTTGACTCTTGGACGTTTTCCAGCCAAGTGTTTAGAAACTGCCAAGTTGAGCCAAATTGCTGCTCCTGGACTATTACATGCATAGAGAAGTACTATGTTGCATTGAAGTGCCGTCCGCATTGCAATAGTAAAGTGTATAAATCCAATTCTAATTGTTTTTCAAAAATAATCCTCATTAACTTTAATTGCCCAACAATGAGTCTCCAGAATTCTTGGACAACTAGGCTTATTATTTTCTCATTCTCGGACAACATAACTACAATATTGATTCACATTGTCGATTTTAAGAACTTAAATCAGAAGTGA